In a single window of the Desulfovibrio sp. ZJ209 genome:
- a CDS encoding DUF935 family protein, whose protein sequence is MAELEAGLSPEALEARLGELYPQMDASQLADILARALFVAEVWGRIHAQ, encoded by the coding sequence ATGGCCGAACTGGAGGCCGGTCTTTCCCCGGAGGCCCTTGAGGCGCGCCTGGGCGAACTCTATCCGCAGATGGACGCAAGCCAGCTTGCCGACATTCTGGCGCGCGCCCTGTTTGTGGCGGAAGTCTGGGGCCGCATCCATGCTCAATAA
- a CDS encoding phage minor head protein, translating into MLNKPGARPGVDLSVAMGLPPREAIHYFESKGLKISFRWQEVWREAHARSFTVAGVTRLDLLADIQRATADAIAEGQTAAQFRKALTATLKRKGWWGKGEIKNPETGEVRIGERGSPARLNLIYRQNLQGAYNAGRYQQQEEFSRAAPYWRYMAVMDARTRPSHAAMHGRVYRWDDPIWGTLYPPNGWNCRCRVETLSERAFRRGGYTLESGEGEEVEKGVPIRNPLTGTPEMRPVKGCKVGDGNVFFPDAGFDYNPGQTFLRDLKANMPEPPQTQATNWKALGLPRLRDVPVEERLPMPALLPKAATREGAEQILATALGFTGAARLLTVTTPLGKRTLWRDKLAHIVMKEADARERYANFVLPTLHSPYEIWLKEHEDGKLRENYVGLFQTGKNAFLVVIRINRDGSLLWNMMQRDIKGLDSMRCGWLVFKKKS; encoded by the coding sequence ATGCTCAATAAGCCCGGAGCCCGCCCGGGCGTGGACCTCTCCGTGGCCATGGGCCTGCCTCCGCGCGAGGCCATCCACTATTTCGAGAGCAAGGGCCTCAAGATTTCTTTCCGCTGGCAGGAAGTCTGGCGCGAGGCCCACGCCCGCAGCTTTACCGTGGCGGGCGTCACCCGCCTGGACCTTCTGGCCGACATCCAGCGCGCCACGGCGGACGCCATTGCCGAGGGGCAGACGGCCGCGCAGTTCCGCAAGGCGCTCACGGCCACGCTCAAGCGCAAGGGCTGGTGGGGCAAGGGCGAGATCAAGAACCCCGAGACCGGGGAGGTGCGCATCGGCGAGCGCGGCTCTCCGGCGCGCCTCAACCTCATTTACCGGCAAAATCTCCAGGGCGCCTACAACGCGGGCCGTTACCAGCAGCAGGAGGAATTTTCCCGGGCCGCGCCCTACTGGCGCTATATGGCGGTCATGGACGCGCGCACGCGGCCAAGCCACGCGGCCATGCACGGCCGCGTCTATCGGTGGGACGATCCAATCTGGGGCACGCTCTACCCGCCCAACGGCTGGAATTGCCGTTGCCGCGTGGAGACGCTTTCCGAGCGTGCCTTCCGGCGCGGCGGCTACACGCTGGAAAGCGGGGAGGGGGAAGAGGTCGAGAAAGGTGTGCCCATCCGCAACCCGCTGACAGGCACGCCGGAAATGCGGCCCGTCAAGGGCTGCAAGGTGGGTGACGGAAATGTCTTTTTTCCGGACGCCGGCTTTGACTACAATCCAGGCCAGACCTTTTTGCGGGACCTGAAGGCCAATATGCCGGAGCCGCCCCAGACGCAGGCAACGAACTGGAAGGCGCTCGGGCTTCCCCGCCTGCGGGACGTGCCCGTCGAAGAACGCCTGCCCATGCCCGCGCTCCTTCCTAAAGCCGCCACCAGAGAGGGGGCAGAGCAAATTCTGGCAACTGCCCTGGGCTTTACGGGGGCCGCGCGCTTGCTCACAGTTACGACGCCCCTGGGCAAGCGCACACTATGGCGCGATAAACTTGCTCATATAGTGATGAAGGAGGCGGATGCGAGGGAACGGTATGCCAACTTTGTGCTCCCCACACTCCACTCCCCCTATGAAATTTGGTTAAAGGAGCATGAGGACGGCAAGTTGAGGGAAAACTATGTGGGGCTTTTCCAAACGGGGAAAAATGCCTTTCTTGTGGTGATACGCATAAATCGTGATGGCTCGCTGCTGTGGAATATGATGCAGCGGGACATCAAGGGGCTGGACAGCATGAGGTGCGGCTGGCTGGTTTTTAAAAAGAAAAGCTGA
- a CDS encoding phage virion morphogenesis protein, whose product MVTIKVNLDTRELRDALGRVVDAMQDTTPLTRDLAQVMAEATDRAFESETDPVTGAKWVKLNPDYEAQLSPRGFTGTMLQRHGHLKSSIRLEAGHLYARIGSNLLYAAIHQFGGITRPHIIRPKDKRALAFRRNGKLYLRGKVCHPGSEIPRRRFLGIGPQDRQDMKEIIVDYLREAFSAKK is encoded by the coding sequence ATGGTCACTATCAAAGTCAATCTGGATACCCGGGAACTGCGGGACGCCCTGGGGCGTGTGGTCGATGCCATGCAGGATACCACGCCCCTCACGCGGGACCTGGCGCAGGTTATGGCCGAGGCCACGGACCGCGCCTTTGAAAGCGAAACCGACCCCGTCACTGGCGCAAAATGGGTGAAGCTCAACCCGGACTATGAGGCGCAGCTTTCCCCGCGCGGGTTCACTGGCACCATGCTCCAGCGGCACGGCCACCTCAAGAGCAGCATCCGGCTCGAGGCCGGCCACCTCTACGCCCGCATCGGGAGCAACCTGCTCTACGCGGCCATCCATCAATTCGGGGGCATCACGCGCCCGCATATCATTCGCCCCAAAGACAAGAGGGCGCTGGCCTTCCGGCGGAATGGCAAACTCTACCTGCGGGGCAAGGTCTGCCACCCCGGCAGCGAGATACCGCGCCGCCGCTTCCTGGGCATTGGCCCGCAAGACCGACAGGACATGAAAGAGATCATCGTGGACTACCTGCGGGAGGCGTTTTCCGCAAAGAAATAA
- a CDS encoding phage protease, translated as MATSTTVDSLLVKAAHLAPLPPEAPGASGVPPAAQPGRIQLFPAGHFVARDGRPGCLKGVSATSFRLGPEDMVAVITRWKIRATPLVVDYEHQTQHSAENGQPAPAAGWITQLEAAGSGLYATVEWTARAREHIRAGEYRYISPTFSFDRKTGAVLELHSAALTNTPALDGMDAASARLQALRRRKLRMETATGYCEGESEEPLSVSVSRQSLPTATATSTNEDATMDKLLAALRVLLGLPDLNSPEQAAEALAKHLPQANLVALLQSKDDALTAAQGELAEAKAAPPDPALYVTLSTFQAVQAEAANLRAAVSRLEAEKAAAGLEEEIAAALKDGRLAAAAETWARDLSRSNPEALRAFLKAAPPVAALAGTQSGGNAPKDTPGGALEAEEAYVCAQLGMTHEEYINAKATEEK; from the coding sequence ATGGCAACCTCCACCACCGTTGACTCCCTTCTCGTCAAGGCGGCGCACTTGGCGCCCCTCCCGCCCGAGGCCCCCGGAGCTTCCGGCGTCCCCCCCGCCGCGCAACCTGGGCGCATCCAGCTCTTCCCGGCCGGCCATTTTGTCGCGCGCGATGGCCGGCCGGGATGTCTCAAGGGCGTTTCCGCCACCAGCTTCCGGCTCGGGCCGGAGGATATGGTGGCGGTCATCACCCGCTGGAAGATTCGCGCCACGCCGCTGGTGGTGGACTACGAGCACCAGACGCAGCACAGCGCCGAAAACGGCCAGCCCGCGCCCGCCGCCGGCTGGATCACGCAGCTTGAGGCCGCTGGCTCCGGCCTCTACGCCACCGTGGAATGGACGGCCCGCGCCCGCGAGCACATCCGCGCGGGCGAATACCGCTACATCTCGCCCACCTTCAGCTTTGACCGCAAAACCGGGGCCGTGCTGGAACTCCACAGCGCGGCCCTCACCAATACCCCGGCCCTCGACGGCATGGACGCCGCCAGCGCCAGGCTCCAGGCGTTACGACGCAGGAAGTTACGCATGGAGACAGCAACTGGTTACTGCGAAGGGGAGTCAGAGGAACCACTGTCGGTATCCGTAAGCAGGCAGAGCCTGCCAACGGCTACCGCAACTTCTACCAATGAGGATGCAACGATGGACAAACTGCTCGCCGCCCTGCGCGTGCTCCTGGGCCTGCCGGACCTGAACAGCCCCGAACAGGCCGCCGAGGCGCTCGCAAAGCACCTGCCGCAAGCCAACCTCGTGGCCCTGCTCCAGAGCAAGGACGATGCCCTCACGGCCGCGCAGGGAGAGCTTGCCGAGGCCAAGGCCGCCCCGCCGGACCCGGCGCTCTATGTGACGCTTTCCACCTTCCAGGCCGTACAGGCCGAGGCAGCAAACCTGCGCGCCGCCGTTTCGAGGCTTGAGGCCGAAAAGGCGGCCGCCGGCCTTGAGGAGGAGATAGCGGCGGCCCTCAAGGACGGGCGCCTCGCCGCCGCCGCCGAGACCTGGGCGCGCGACCTTTCCCGCAGCAATCCCGAGGCCCTGCGCGCCTTCCTCAAGGCCGCGCCGCCCGTGGCCGCGCTGGCGGGCACACAATCGGGGGGCAACGCTCCCAAGGATACGCCCGGGGGCGCCCTCGAGGCCGAGGAGGCTTACGTCTGCGCCCAGCTCGGCATGACGCACGAGGAATACATCAACGCCAAGGCCACGGAGGAGAAGTAA
- a CDS encoding Mu-like prophage major head subunit gpT family protein produces the protein MAIVNNALVSALRPGFSAAFARGKAKAPSQWQLIATRMASANKSTTYGWLGQFPKLSEWVGSRSVKNMAEHGYSIVNNLYEGTVGVKRTDIEDDNLGIYTPLFEEMGYATATHPDELVFALLGKGVSTECYDGQNFFDTDHPVYPDVDGTTGTPETVSNLIDPAPAKEGESATPLTPWYLLDVSRPLKPLIFQERTAPEMTSQTDARTDNVFMADEYRYGVRYRCNAGFGFWQQAICVRDSLNQANFLKARTLMQSFRADGGRPLGLGRGGKAGTLLVVPASLEADAIKLVDLQLINGGESNPCYNMATIVNCAWL, from the coding sequence ATGGCTATCGTCAACAACGCGCTCGTTTCCGCCCTGCGCCCGGGCTTTTCCGCCGCCTTCGCGCGCGGCAAGGCCAAGGCCCCCAGCCAGTGGCAGCTTATCGCCACCAGGATGGCGAGCGCCAACAAGAGCACCACTTACGGCTGGCTGGGGCAGTTCCCCAAGCTCTCCGAATGGGTGGGAAGCCGCTCGGTCAAGAACATGGCCGAGCACGGCTACAGCATCGTGAACAATCTCTACGAGGGCACCGTGGGCGTGAAGCGCACGGACATCGAGGACGACAACCTCGGCATCTACACGCCCCTCTTTGAGGAAATGGGCTACGCCACGGCCACACACCCGGACGAGCTCGTGTTCGCGCTGCTCGGCAAGGGCGTCTCCACGGAGTGCTACGACGGGCAGAATTTCTTTGACACCGACCACCCGGTTTATCCCGATGTGGACGGCACCACGGGCACGCCCGAAACCGTGAGCAACCTCATCGACCCGGCCCCGGCCAAGGAGGGCGAAAGCGCCACGCCGCTCACGCCCTGGTATCTGCTGGACGTTTCGCGCCCGCTCAAGCCGCTCATCTTCCAGGAGCGCACGGCCCCGGAAATGACCAGCCAGACGGACGCGCGCACCGACAACGTCTTCATGGCCGACGAATACCGCTACGGCGTGCGCTACCGCTGCAACGCGGGCTTTGGCTTCTGGCAGCAGGCCATCTGCGTGCGCGACAGCCTGAACCAGGCCAACTTCCTCAAGGCCCGCACCCTCATGCAGTCCTTCCGGGCCGACGGCGGCCGCCCCCTGGGCCTCGGCCGTGGCGGCAAGGCCGGCACCCTGCTCGTGGTGCCCGCGTCGCTCGAGGCCGACGCCATCAAGCTGGTGGATCTCCAGCTCATCAACGGCGGCGAGAGCAACCCCTGCTACAACATGGCCACCATCGTCAACTGCGCGTGGCTGTAG
- a CDS encoding HI1506-related protein produces MRIHVKARPPLARRCRCGYCFDAEGQELVVSERELAALTADPKLVVTVLEAPEAQPDPEGEAA; encoded by the coding sequence ATGCGTATCCATGTCAAGGCCCGTCCCCCGTTGGCGCGGCGCTGCCGCTGCGGCTACTGCTTCGATGCCGAAGGGCAGGAGCTGGTGGTCTCGGAGCGGGAACTGGCCGCGCTTACGGCCGACCCCAAGCTCGTGGTGACGGTGCTCGAGGCCCCCGAGGCCCAGCCCGACCCCGAAGGTGAGGCGGCATAA
- a CDS encoding putative phage tail protein encodes MTPMPDALPPVAVLPESPPYGSVATLLAHFGRDELLQLAPAQGGEGPELEEGQEEELDEALLLRALRRASREADSCLATRYRVPLTPATGEDGARVLGALRPFVWQQWLPDWERVYGLPGPCTRGGQLLQVRMALLALAFQERGGISRRWLKRYALLAGYEVDIAGFRPFRAGHSQAGDPLTNGLWIFAFQVTARGDVARVFKGGQSPAGDALRHWGDPILECVIAWRKPAHAIAIISYATEAPCTA; translated from the coding sequence ATGACGCCCATGCCTGACGCCCTGCCGCCGGTGGCCGTGCTTCCCGAGTCGCCGCCCTATGGCAGCGTGGCGACCCTGCTCGCGCACTTCGGCCGGGACGAGCTCCTCCAGCTCGCCCCGGCCCAGGGCGGAGAAGGCCCGGAGCTGGAGGAAGGTCAAGAAGAGGAACTGGACGAGGCCCTCCTGCTCCGGGCGCTCCGCCGCGCGAGCCGCGAGGCGGACAGCTGCCTCGCCACGCGCTACAGGGTGCCGCTCACCCCGGCTACGGGCGAGGACGGCGCGCGCGTCCTCGGCGCCTTGAGGCCCTTTGTCTGGCAGCAATGGCTCCCGGACTGGGAGCGCGTTTACGGGCTGCCCGGCCCCTGTACCCGTGGCGGCCAGCTCTTGCAGGTGCGCATGGCGCTCCTGGCCCTGGCCTTTCAGGAGCGCGGCGGCATCTCGCGCCGCTGGCTCAAGCGCTATGCGCTTCTGGCGGGCTATGAGGTGGATATTGCGGGCTTCCGTCCTTTCAGGGCCGGCCACTCGCAAGCGGGCGACCCGCTCACCAACGGCCTCTGGATTTTCGCCTTTCAGGTGACAGCCCGGGGCGACGTGGCGCGCGTGTTCAAGGGCGGCCAAAGCCCGGCCGGCGACGCCCTGCGCCACTGGGGCGACCCCATCCTCGAGTGCGTCATCGCCTGGCGCAAGCCAGCCCACGCCATTGCCATCATTTCTTACGCTACGGAGGCCCCATGCACCGCATAG
- a CDS encoding phage tail assembly chaperone, whose amino-acid sequence MHRIDCPTATPDNKFTEGDPTIPVAATTVTADWLNAVQEELCAVIAGAELSLDKANNTQLLQALHKILDLRAPLATLLRAGLMQPDGKTTTVDEAGLLSALGGNLLLNSEQWITESGTFKAPMEGWYAVLCIDGGSGGLYNIPFSGLAGGNSGAVYSGMVYLKKGESVEITVGAGGLGATTSQGYGLINGGKTKFGDFGLACIRGSIPAHHTPSYGANLPSGFNYIYAVGGGPGGGGPSQWQSDDTQQTINAKNDAFFFGGGGGATLSYLKQYAVGAGKQGVVLMRWHDPTKAAGPQPAPALLSAPRMAPRASSAPVTVNLYDPATGQRSVWREEDAPAKLAEGLITEDAWQAICAQNGAEDYAAWLASPGTEAERFSLLQQACAAKLAETDKLTLPDYPISDETRAEVNAYRKAIRELNHQPGAPWDGGGEATPWPEEPAVTKMQESQ is encoded by the coding sequence ATGCACCGCATAGACTGCCCCACGGCCACGCCCGACAACAAATTCACCGAAGGCGACCCCACCATCCCCGTCGCCGCCACAACCGTCACGGCCGACTGGCTCAACGCCGTGCAGGAGGAGCTTTGCGCGGTCATTGCCGGCGCGGAACTCTCGCTGGACAAGGCAAACAATACCCAACTCCTGCAAGCCCTGCACAAAATCCTCGACCTTCGCGCCCCCTTGGCAACGCTCCTCCGGGCGGGCCTCATGCAGCCGGACGGCAAGACCACAACGGTGGACGAGGCGGGCCTGCTCTCGGCCCTCGGCGGCAACCTGCTGCTCAACAGCGAGCAGTGGATCACCGAAAGCGGCACCTTCAAGGCGCCGATGGAGGGCTGGTATGCGGTCTTGTGCATCGACGGCGGCAGCGGCGGCTTGTACAACATTCCCTTTAGTGGGCTGGCTGGCGGCAATTCGGGCGCCGTGTACTCCGGCATGGTGTATCTCAAGAAGGGGGAGAGCGTCGAAATCACTGTCGGTGCGGGAGGCCTGGGCGCCACAACTTCCCAGGGCTACGGACTCATAAACGGCGGCAAGACGAAATTTGGCGACTTCGGGCTTGCCTGCATACGGGGAAGTATCCCCGCTCACCATACGCCGTCTTACGGCGCCAACCTGCCGTCGGGTTTTAATTACATCTATGCCGTGGGCGGTGGTCCCGGCGGAGGTGGCCCCTCGCAATGGCAATCGGATGATACGCAGCAAACGATAAATGCCAAGAATGATGCCTTCTTTTTTGGCGGGGGCGGTGGCGCGACCTTGAGCTACCTCAAGCAATACGCTGTGGGCGCGGGCAAGCAGGGCGTTGTCCTTATGCGCTGGCATGACCCGACGAAAGCCGCAGGCCCCCAGCCCGCGCCCGCGCTGCTCTCGGCCCCGCGCATGGCGCCGCGGGCCAGTAGCGCGCCTGTCACCGTCAACCTGTATGACCCCGCAACCGGGCAACGCTCGGTGTGGCGTGAGGAGGATGCCCCGGCCAAACTCGCCGAGGGCCTGATCACCGAGGACGCGTGGCAGGCAATCTGCGCCCAAAACGGCGCCGAGGATTATGCGGCGTGGCTCGCCAGCCCAGGCACCGAGGCCGAGCGCTTCAGCCTGCTTCAACAGGCATGCGCGGCCAAACTTGCGGAGACCGACAAGCTGACCCTGCCGGACTATCCCATTTCAGATGAGACGCGGGCCGAAGTGAACGCCTACCGCAAGGCCATCCGGGAACTGAATCACCAGCCGGGCGCGCCCTGGGACGGCGGGGGCGAGGCCACGCCGTGGCCGGAAGAGCCTGCGGTGACGAAAATGCAGGAGTCCCAATGA
- a CDS encoding GNAT family N-acetyltransferase, which produces MVAATCYVAFIGGVPVAHLAVSTCQGDIEARAARLVVLPDWQGIGIGTAFLNEVCRMWRAGENRFGKPMPTLFNTSHPGLCRALRRSALWTQVSALLHGSNKARSARSITNSRKRSGSIATLGKGWGYGGHFRAIQGFRYLGEKQEV; this is translated from the coding sequence ATGGTCGCGGCGACCTGCTATGTGGCTTTTATCGGAGGCGTCCCTGTGGCGCATCTTGCCGTAAGCACCTGCCAAGGGGACATCGAGGCCCGGGCTGCGCGGCTCGTCGTGCTCCCGGACTGGCAGGGCATAGGCATCGGGACGGCATTTCTCAACGAGGTGTGCCGCATGTGGCGCGCGGGAGAAAACCGCTTTGGCAAGCCCATGCCCACGCTTTTCAACACTTCACACCCCGGGCTGTGCCGCGCCTTGCGCCGCTCGGCGCTCTGGACACAAGTGTCGGCCCTCCTGCACGGGAGCAACAAAGCGCGCAGCGCACGGTCCATTACCAATTCACGGAAGCGCTCGGGCAGCATTGCAACGCTTGGCAAAGGCTGGGGCTATGGCGGCCACTTCCGCGCCATCCAGGGCTTCCGCTACCTAGGAGAAAAGCAGGAGGTCTAA
- a CDS encoding DUF4198 domain-containing protein, which translates to MRAILVFLWLRHGRRAALAALCALFSLAGVPAWADAPLTLLVPSRPVVSKRATPAPNTATAKGGGSTAEKNTAPAKASGDSTAAAAEPEEVDILLSMMRPFLHAGVEVDMPQLFAVLRHDADPAAEHGGAQPERRDLLGDVEEIRYLDQKAWGANVALDKPGLYQFIVEGRPWWDEERQTFLRHQATMVLPVHGVDRGWNEPAGQGFEILPLTRPFGLHAPALFSGRILLDGKPLADAKVRMVRINADGAVTPTPWHEDLAAVSNTAGEFSFLLAQPGWWGCEALTDGPPLKGPGGELKPVERAALFWLFVDGAPAAHDAEVRKR; encoded by the coding sequence ATGCGCGCCATCCTAGTTTTCTTGTGGTTGAGGCACGGGCGCCGGGCGGCACTGGCGGCGCTGTGCGCGCTGTTTTCTCTGGCAGGCGTCCCTGCATGGGCGGACGCGCCGCTCACCCTGCTGGTGCCGAGCCGTCCTGTCGTGAGCAAGCGCGCCACCCCGGCGCCCAACACTGCTACGGCCAAGGGCGGCGGGTCGACTGCTGAAAAAAATACTGCCCCAGCCAAGGCATCAGGTGACTCCACTGCCGCGGCCGCCGAGCCGGAAGAGGTCGATATTCTTCTTTCCATGATGCGTCCTTTCCTCCATGCCGGTGTTGAGGTGGACATGCCGCAGCTTTTTGCTGTGCTGCGGCATGATGCCGACCCCGCGGCAGAGCACGGTGGCGCGCAGCCCGAGCGGCGCGACCTGCTGGGGGACGTGGAAGAAATCCGCTATCTCGACCAAAAGGCCTGGGGTGCCAATGTGGCACTCGACAAGCCGGGCCTGTACCAGTTCATCGTGGAGGGGCGCCCCTGGTGGGACGAAGAGCGGCAAACATTTTTGCGCCATCAGGCCACCATGGTGCTCCCGGTGCATGGCGTGGACCGGGGCTGGAATGAACCGGCCGGCCAAGGCTTCGAAATCCTGCCCCTCACGCGTCCCTTTGGCCTGCATGCCCCGGCGCTCTTTTCAGGGCGCATCCTTCTGGACGGCAAACCGCTTGCAGACGCCAAGGTGAGGATGGTCCGCATCAATGCGGACGGAGCCGTGACGCCTACTCCCTGGCATGAAGACCTGGCCGCGGTGAGCAATACAGCCGGCGAATTTTCCTTCCTGCTCGCCCAGCCCGGCTGGTGGGGCTGCGAGGCTCTGACCGACGGCCCCCCGCTCAAGGGGCCGGGTGGCGAGCTCAAGCCCGTGGAACGTGCCGCCCTCTTCTGGCTTTTTGTCGATGGCGCACCGGCCGCCCATGACGCCGAAGTCCGCAAGCGCTGA
- a CDS encoding phosphoribosyltransferase family protein, translated as MAYHGLYKGALRELILRFKFGGDLALARLLAAWLENAAACLPAPDVLVGMPQHPAHLLRRGFNQAHEIARALHAATRIPLRTDLLFRKQDSAPQASLNAAERPVNVRGVFGADASVAGLRLWLIDDVMTTGSTLREATRTLLEAGAAEVCVLAVARTPKMAA; from the coding sequence TTGGCCTATCATGGGCTATACAAGGGCGCCCTCAGGGAGCTTATCCTGCGGTTCAAGTTCGGCGGTGACCTGGCACTCGCGCGGCTGCTCGCCGCGTGGCTTGAAAACGCCGCCGCGTGCTTGCCGGCCCCCGACGTTCTCGTGGGGATGCCCCAGCATCCGGCCCACCTGCTCAGGCGAGGTTTCAACCAGGCGCATGAAATTGCCCGTGCGCTCCACGCGGCCACACGCATCCCGTTAAGAACGGATCTTCTTTTCCGCAAACAGGACAGCGCGCCGCAGGCATCCCTCAATGCCGCGGAGCGACCCGTCAATGTGCGCGGCGTCTTCGGCGCCGACGCGTCCGTGGCCGGGCTGCGCCTCTGGCTTATTGACGATGTGATGACAACGGGGAGCACCTTGCGCGAGGCGACGCGAACGCTGCTCGAGGCCGGGGCTGCAGAGGTATGCGTCCTTGCCGTTGCGCGGACGCCGAAGATGGCTGCCTGA
- a CDS encoding flavodoxin family protein, which yields MCSPHADGVSDLLAETFAAGLEEGGCPASRVPLRAHPVEPCTGCAACAQPPHACALAGRDEAEWLFARFAEAPLVLLASPIYFYALPAPFKAWIDRGQRFWAARAAGIRAADSPTPPHAGEKPVLAALAAARPRGEELFSGALRTLAWFAGALGAHLAENRVFRGLDRREDICGRPQDLSGLREWGRSWGRCLADAEKKQHHVPPQ from the coding sequence ATGTGCAGTCCGCATGCGGACGGGGTTTCGGACCTGCTGGCCGAGACGTTTGCCGCCGGCCTCGAGGAGGGCGGCTGCCCGGCTTCCCGCGTGCCGTTGCGCGCGCATCCCGTCGAGCCGTGCACAGGATGCGCCGCTTGCGCCCAGCCGCCGCACGCCTGTGCCCTCGCCGGGAGGGACGAAGCGGAGTGGCTGTTCGCGCGTTTTGCGGAAGCGCCGCTGGTGCTCTTGGCTTCGCCCATCTATTTTTATGCCCTGCCAGCCCCGTTCAAGGCATGGATTGACAGGGGCCAGCGCTTTTGGGCTGCCCGAGCCGCAGGAATCCGGGCAGCCGATTCCCCCACTCCGCCCCACGCTGGGGAGAAGCCCGTGCTTGCGGCACTTGCCGCTGCGCGCCCGCGCGGCGAGGAGCTCTTTTCCGGCGCGTTGCGCACGCTTGCCTGGTTCGCGGGCGCCTTGGGCGCGCATCTGGCAGAAAATCGCGTTTTCCGCGGGCTCGACCGACGTGAAGACATCTGTGGCCGCCCACAGGACTTGTCTGGCCTGCGCGAGTGGGGACGCAGCTGGGGGCGCTGCCTGGCGGACGCTGAAAAAAAGCAGCATCACGTCCCTCCGCAATGA
- a CDS encoding MBL fold metallo-hydrolase: MPIATFPLGPLGTNSYILNVGPNAVAIDVGGDPAPILEYLAAHKLSLEAICLTHRHFDHVYGVAALAAATGATVYSPAGDDVIANTESGMGGIWGMPPVTPFASVPMPLGKTQFGGMKCLVLETPGHTPGGVSLYFPAEKAVFTGDALFYRSMGRTDFPGGSQDQLLRSIRDTLFRLPDDVTVYPGHGPATTIGDERRHNPFCGEFEE, from the coding sequence ATGCCCATCGCCACCTTCCCTCTCGGCCCGCTCGGCACCAACAGCTATATCCTGAACGTGGGGCCGAACGCGGTCGCCATCGACGTGGGGGGTGACCCCGCGCCCATCCTTGAATATCTCGCGGCCCACAAGCTCTCGCTGGAGGCCATCTGCCTCACGCACCGGCATTTTGACCATGTGTACGGCGTGGCCGCCCTCGCCGCGGCAACGGGCGCCACGGTCTATTCACCGGCTGGGGATGACGTGATCGCCAACACCGAGTCCGGCATGGGGGGCATCTGGGGCATGCCGCCGGTAACACCCTTTGCCAGTGTGCCCATGCCCCTTGGCAAGACGCAGTTCGGCGGCATGAAGTGCCTCGTCCTCGAAACGCCGGGCCACACGCCGGGCGGCGTTTCCCTCTACTTTCCGGCGGAAAAGGCGGTTTTCACCGGGGATGCGCTGTTTTACCGCTCCATGGGCAGGACGGACTTCCCGGGCGGCAGCCAGGACCAGTTGCTGCGCTCCATCCGGGATACCCTGTTCCGCCTGCCCGATGACGTGACCGTGTATCCGGGCCACGGCCCGGCCACCACCATCGGCGATGAACGGCGCCACAACCCTTTCTGCGGCGAGTTCGAGGAGTGA
- a CDS encoding DUF5334 family protein, which produces MNHFFPVVLLVGCLLLPQAAAAWDGFDADSTDLVELTPDRLPSAGETVDVRSYDSDTTQTCLVESVARNSRTIEVVVRAPDGTRRTLVMEGR; this is translated from the coding sequence ATGAACCATTTCTTCCCAGTGGTGCTGCTCGTGGGCTGCCTGCTCCTGCCGCAGGCGGCCGCCGCGTGGGACGGCTTTGACGCCGACAGCACCGACCTCGTTGAACTGACGCCCGATAGGCTGCCCAGTGCCGGGGAAACCGTGGATGTGCGCTCTTATGATTCGGACACCACGCAGACCTGCCTTGTGGAAAGCGTGGCCCGCAATTCACGCACCATCGAAGTGGTGGTGCGGGCGCCTGACGGAACGCGGCGCACCCTGGTCATGGAAGGCCGCTGA